The Oryzias latipes chromosome 1, ASM223467v1 genome contains a region encoding:
- the LOC111948709 gene encoding uncharacterized protein LOC111948709, with protein MQRGGRTTRTRIEHKDYSTANMDNGEEEEAGASGAGTGTEGEEPTLQHLTSILQAFMGQQEAREMRLQEEAKQQEHRLKGLQHQFQLLQMEVQARTSPVPDYTSSAPDPTEESGSDDRLPEAVHQTAGAQQVTTHPRFSMDPRLEKLTENDDIEHFLITFERIATACKWVESDWVFRLIPLLTGKARSAYVNMDVDDSLNYEKVKTAILHKYDISPESYRQRFRSLEVGPDESPKELYARLKELYDKWIQPRGLDKRTWA; from the exons aTGCAACGAGGAGGAAGGACTACAAGAACACGCATTGAACATAAGGACTACAGCACTGCCAACATGGACaatggagaagaggaggaggctggagcttcaggagctggtACAGGTACTGAGGGTGAAGAGCCAACATTACAACATCTCACTAGTATTCTCCAGGCCTTCATGGGACAACAGGAAGCCAGAGAAATGAGACTCCAGGAGgaagcaaagcagcaggaacACAGGCTAAAAGGCCTGCAGCATCAGTTCCAACTTTTGCAGATGGAGGTGCAGGCCCGGACGTCACCTGTTCCTGATTACACCTCATCAGCCCCTGATCCAACAGAGGAGTCTGGTTCAGATGATCGCCTGCCAGAGGCCGTACATCAGACAGCAGGGGCACAGCAAGTAACCACTCACCCTCGCTTCTCTATGGATCCCAGGTTAGAAAAGCTAACAGAAAACGATGACATTGAACATTTCCTAATAACTTTTGAACGCATAGCAACAGCGTgcaagtgggtggagtcagactGGGTTTTCCGCCTCATCCCACTGCTCACTGGTAAGGCCAGAAGTGCCTATGTTAACATGGATGTCGATGATTCTTTGAACtatgaaaaagttaaaactgcAATCTTGCATAAATATGACATCAGCCCTGAGTCTTACCGACAGAGATTTCGTTCCTTGGAAGTGGGCCCCGACGAAAGTCCCAAGGAGCTTTATGCCCGTCTCAAAGAACTCTATGATAAGTGGATTCAACCCAGAG GTCTGGATAAAAGAACATGGGCCTAA